From Actinomyces slackii, a single genomic window includes:
- a CDS encoding DUF6571 family protein codes for MAYISLDPDGLQKIINDLNGYATKAESSRSAVTMVNSANSSSRGENPVDLFSFSTNMTTYKDDLADEASKLQARLDAAKAANETGMTATAPDGTICYYVPDGVEDTPENVKTHNNVDTWRQANTDAATLVKYSEQGCSPEEWDQLLERMRAGQDDPAYANTIFNNIGPGRILDSITDIDQRFTSVSNVEGTAYSERPNAGVDLANVMGRMLATASNTWPEDKAKAYADRLADMTQEDGKPARIDALNTMLETSQQVDIDGDGVEDSVGLDYNDTFLVTLARRIESHEYDEVPTGDRLRMTSLSIVSNDNPLSGVVHAMTGNRDAGLEWLVPSSEWSDKPITGADSKEHVERVQTLIENGKLSNQDWTRDWARLCDEIDRNVGSSEAPSSDDSSQKRQVSAAATAVSGILNGLGSAEDPPALDSEGRNLVSSVLARHPEGVSESAFPGNPEGPVKVFNDSAGGISYHHPVMTDRALTNLVGQVLQDKNASAHLGESMSDYHEQQLQAAAEIYQDTKDSTELTAAVERQAATNGFFAGAESHQLVHRGVQVDNYATTSNTIVSYGAGLIPVVGDAAALVVDTANPISVNNASEARTEAAKIKSDAMAASTEQITASLLNSGVYSVADIQAMRTSTGTAKTVDESVDNVVDEAGNVLTQGMSPDQLNDPNVRDGLHTLGGHLHNPADSNTSYTLAMNNIFDKAYATASPDAPEAPAHSWGAKPKSTQDDETKDG; via the coding sequence ATGGCTTATATTTCTCTCGATCCTGACGGTCTGCAGAAGATCATCAACGACCTCAACGGTTACGCGACCAAGGCTGAGTCCAGCAGATCTGCTGTGACAATGGTTAACTCTGCCAATTCGTCGAGTCGTGGCGAGAATCCGGTTGACCTGTTCTCCTTCTCTACCAACATGACGACATACAAGGACGATCTAGCAGATGAGGCCTCCAAACTGCAGGCACGCTTAGACGCCGCAAAGGCCGCCAATGAGACTGGCATGACTGCCACCGCACCGGACGGCACGATCTGTTATTACGTGCCTGACGGGGTGGAGGACACGCCGGAGAACGTTAAAACGCACAACAATGTCGACACCTGGCGGCAGGCGAACACTGATGCCGCGACGTTGGTGAAGTATTCGGAGCAGGGGTGCAGCCCAGAGGAGTGGGATCAACTGTTGGAGCGCATGCGCGCTGGACAGGATGATCCGGCCTACGCCAATACGATTTTCAACAACATCGGACCGGGGCGAATTCTCGATAGCATAACCGACATTGACCAGCGGTTCACCTCGGTATCCAACGTCGAGGGGACTGCATATAGTGAGAGACCTAATGCTGGCGTTGACCTGGCCAACGTCATGGGTAGAATGCTGGCAACCGCATCCAATACGTGGCCGGAAGACAAGGCTAAGGCCTACGCGGATCGTCTCGCAGATATGACGCAAGAGGATGGCAAGCCCGCACGCATCGATGCCCTGAACACTATGCTGGAGACCTCTCAGCAAGTGGATATCGACGGCGATGGCGTCGAAGATTCCGTGGGCCTGGACTACAACGACACTTTCCTGGTCACCCTGGCGCGACGAATCGAGAGCCATGAGTACGATGAGGTGCCGACTGGGGATCGTCTCAGGATGACATCTCTATCGATTGTGAGTAATGACAACCCCCTGTCGGGCGTTGTGCATGCAATGACGGGCAATCGTGACGCCGGCCTTGAGTGGTTGGTTCCGTCCAGCGAATGGTCCGATAAGCCTATTACTGGCGCGGATTCGAAGGAGCACGTTGAGCGCGTTCAGACGTTGATCGAAAATGGGAAACTGTCGAATCAAGACTGGACGAGGGATTGGGCACGTCTGTGCGATGAAATAGACCGTAATGTCGGCTCCTCTGAGGCTCCGTCTTCCGATGATTCTAGCCAGAAGCGTCAGGTATCTGCGGCCGCGACTGCGGTATCAGGTATACTCAATGGCCTCGGATCGGCGGAAGATCCCCCAGCGCTTGACAGCGAGGGTCGCAATCTCGTATCGAGTGTGCTAGCACGCCATCCCGAGGGAGTGAGCGAATCAGCATTTCCGGGGAACCCCGAAGGGCCCGTCAAAGTATTCAACGATTCCGCTGGCGGAATTTCCTATCACCATCCAGTAATGACTGACAGGGCGCTCACTAATCTGGTGGGTCAGGTGTTGCAGGATAAAAACGCTTCCGCCCACTTGGGCGAGTCGATGTCTGATTATCACGAACAGCAACTCCAGGCTGCCGCCGAAATATATCAGGACACTAAGGATTCAACTGAGTTGACGGCGGCGGTCGAGAGACAGGCCGCTACCAACGGATTCTTCGCTGGGGCGGAGAGTCATCAACTTGTTCACCGTGGCGTTCAAGTAGATAACTACGCAACCACCAGCAACACTATCGTCTCATATGGCGCTGGTTTGATTCCCGTCGTCGGAGATGCGGCAGCTCTGGTTGTGGATACGGCGAATCCCATTTCTGTCAATAATGCGTCTGAGGCACGCACAGAGGCGGCGAAAATCAAGAGTGATGCAATGGCCGCCAGTACCGAGCAGATCACCGCGAGTCTACTCAACAGTGGTGTCTACTCAGTCGCGGACATTCAAGCGATGAGGACATCAACCGGGACGGCAAAGACAGTGGACGAAAGTGTTGACAATGTGGTTGATGAGGCCGGCAATGTCCTGACACAAGGCATGTCCCCCGATCAGTTGAATGACCCTAATGTGCGCGACGGATTGCATACTCTGGGTGGACATCTACATAATCCGGCAGATTCGAATACCAGTTACACCTTAGCCATGAACAACATCTTTGATAAAGCGTATGCTACGGCCAGTCCCGACGCGCCCGAAGCACCGGCCCACAGCTGGGGCGCCAAACCGAAGAGCACTCAAGATGATGAGACGAAGGATGGGTGA
- a CDS encoding IS1634 family transposase, whose protein sequence is MSPYVRTVRTASGARAVQIVYSSRRGSRSIEHIGSAHDDAQLEALKAVAAQRLSAGQLSLDLAGVSGLEPRTGAAVVPITSSRMGVLLEALDAAWRAVGLEGLEGADEVFRQLVMARLIEPTSKKDWLRVLCEAGVAPVSYATVKRHLPRYATGEFARGLARLLARHARIERGCLVLFDVTTLYFETDSADGFREPGFSKERRLEPQITVGLLTDQAGFPLQAGAFEGNKAETATMIPMIKSFMEAYSIDDVVVVADAGMISAANKRALEEAGLSYILGSRTSRVPHVIDSWIQAHPDQDIPDGLTLAQPWPAGPTDHRLDETIFYRYSAHRARRALRGIDTQVAKAVKAVAGEIPVKRNRFVRLSGATRSVNRDLEQRARALAGWKGYVTNLPNPDPETIISAYHRLYNIEKSFRMSKHDLAARPIYHRLRQSIEAHLTIVTAALAMAHWLETTTGWSIKRLITTTRRYRTITININGHTLTAADPLPPDLTPILDTIHHDTK, encoded by the coding sequence ATGAGTCCGTATGTTCGCACGGTCAGGACGGCGTCGGGGGCCCGGGCGGTTCAGATCGTGTACTCGTCTCGGCGGGGGTCGCGCAGTATTGAGCACATCGGCTCGGCTCATGATGATGCCCAGCTCGAGGCGCTCAAGGCGGTCGCGGCCCAGCGCTTGAGCGCTGGCCAGCTCAGCCTCGATCTGGCGGGTGTCAGCGGCTTGGAGCCGAGAACGGGCGCAGCGGTGGTGCCGATCACCTCGAGTCGGATGGGGGTGCTCCTGGAGGCCCTGGACGCGGCCTGGCGGGCGGTGGGCCTGGAGGGGCTGGAAGGGGCCGATGAGGTCTTCCGCCAGCTGGTGATGGCCCGGCTGATCGAGCCGACCAGCAAGAAGGACTGGCTGCGGGTGCTCTGCGAGGCGGGTGTCGCCCCGGTGTCCTATGCCACGGTCAAGCGCCATCTGCCCCGATACGCCACCGGGGAGTTCGCCCGGGGCCTGGCGCGCCTGCTGGCCCGGCATGCCCGTATCGAGCGAGGCTGCCTGGTCCTGTTCGATGTCACGACCCTGTACTTCGAGACCGACAGCGCCGACGGCTTCCGCGAGCCGGGCTTTTCCAAGGAGAGGCGCCTGGAGCCCCAGATCACGGTCGGGCTGCTGACCGACCAGGCCGGCTTTCCCCTCCAGGCCGGGGCCTTTGAGGGCAACAAGGCCGAGACTGCCACCATGATCCCGATGATCAAGTCCTTCATGGAGGCCTACAGCATCGATGATGTCGTGGTGGTGGCCGATGCCGGGATGATCAGCGCCGCCAACAAGCGGGCCCTGGAGGAGGCGGGCCTGTCCTACATCCTGGGCTCGCGCACATCGCGCGTCCCCCACGTCATTGACTCCTGGATCCAGGCCCATCCCGACCAGGACATCCCCGATGGGCTGACCCTGGCCCAGCCCTGGCCCGCGGGCCCCACCGATCACCGCCTTGATGAGACCATCTTCTACCGCTACAGCGCGCACCGGGCCCGGCGCGCGCTGCGTGGAATCGATACCCAGGTCGCCAAGGCCGTTAAGGCCGTCGCGGGCGAGATCCCGGTCAAGCGCAACCGCTTCGTGCGCCTGAGTGGCGCTACCAGGAGCGTCAACCGCGATCTGGAGCAGCGGGCCCGGGCCCTGGCCGGCTGGAAGGGCTATGTCACCAACCTGCCCAACCCCGACCCTGAAACGATTATCAGCGCCTATCACCGTCTTTACAATATTGAGAAATCATTTCGCATGTCCAAGCATGACTTGGCGGCACGCCCAATCTATCATCGTCTGCGCCAGTCGATTGAGGCCCACCTGACCATCGTCACCGCGGCCCTGGCCATGGCCCACTGGCTGGAGACCACCACCGGATGGTCCATCAAACGACTCATCACCACCACACGCCGCTACCGCACCATCACCATCAACATCAACGGGCACACCCTCACCGCCGCCGACCCCCTCCCACCAGACCTCACACCAATCCTCGACACCATCCACCACGACACTAAATGA
- a CDS encoding DUF262 domain-containing protein yields the protein MDESQAISRAETYSIRELHTLVRTGRIRVPEFQRSFRWEAKDVLALVDSLLRGFPVGNLLLWKRPAEAGRLRIGALDVDAPEVPDALWVVDGQQRITSLVNAVDPEGGKDRRFALGYSLKTGKVVRLREPEEDLVVPLPDLFDLGRALAWMGEHPEAGDEAGHIQQAVERLGNAAIPATIMSEANESVLREIFDRINNRGKPLNDAEVFDALHGGPGRGLTIEGIRASINAQTNVGLLPEAAVIQALLVRRHTDITRDLHGEFSQSRRRVSDFPSESEGEAYRGTEAALLAAVRFLQEQGVPHWTFLPFRFQLLVLTRFFALFPEPYERNRILLGRWLWRTSVGADQLGISGSQADLRSMAACLVAGEESDSVQRLLAAARLEGEAPLPELSVFRATRSDSKVIASALWSLEPTDLRTGEPMTLEALADLLRSASTPSAALTELVPAEALGEDALPAANRMISGLDRRRVMEYLAAGVGNLESLLLTEEIVGLLQRKEEKRAIELRAALLEEHVRRFVTVRTACGYEDTPPLEDLLRRVGADLAQDIR from the coding sequence ATGGACGAGTCGCAGGCGATCTCCCGGGCGGAGACCTACAGCATCCGCGAGTTGCACACCCTGGTGCGCACAGGGCGCATCCGGGTGCCGGAGTTCCAGCGCTCTTTCCGCTGGGAGGCCAAGGACGTCCTTGCACTCGTCGACTCCCTCCTGCGCGGCTTCCCCGTGGGGAATCTTCTGCTGTGGAAGCGGCCCGCGGAGGCCGGGCGCCTGCGCATCGGGGCGCTCGACGTCGACGCCCCGGAGGTTCCCGATGCCCTGTGGGTGGTTGATGGCCAGCAGCGCATCACCAGCCTCGTCAATGCCGTGGATCCGGAGGGTGGCAAGGACCGGCGCTTCGCCCTGGGGTACTCCCTCAAGACCGGGAAGGTGGTGCGGCTACGGGAACCGGAGGAGGACCTTGTGGTCCCGCTGCCGGACCTCTTCGACCTGGGGCGGGCACTGGCCTGGATGGGCGAGCATCCCGAGGCCGGCGATGAGGCGGGACACATTCAGCAGGCCGTGGAACGGCTGGGTAACGCGGCGATTCCTGCGACCATCATGTCCGAGGCTAACGAGTCCGTCCTGCGGGAGATCTTCGACCGCATCAACAACCGGGGCAAGCCCCTCAATGACGCAGAGGTCTTCGATGCCCTCCACGGCGGACCAGGCAGGGGACTGACAATCGAGGGCATCCGAGCCTCGATCAATGCGCAGACGAATGTCGGCCTGCTGCCCGAGGCCGCCGTCATTCAGGCGCTCCTCGTGCGCCGCCACACTGACATTACCCGGGATCTGCACGGCGAGTTCTCGCAGTCTCGGCGCCGGGTGAGCGACTTCCCGAGCGAGAGCGAGGGGGAGGCCTACCGGGGCACCGAGGCGGCACTCCTGGCCGCGGTGCGCTTCCTCCAGGAGCAGGGCGTTCCGCACTGGACCTTCCTGCCCTTCCGCTTCCAGCTCCTGGTCCTCACTCGGTTCTTCGCGCTGTTCCCCGAGCCCTATGAGCGCAACCGCATCCTGCTCGGCCGCTGGCTGTGGCGCACGAGTGTGGGCGCCGACCAGCTGGGGATCAGCGGCTCCCAGGCCGATCTGCGGAGCATGGCCGCCTGCCTCGTGGCCGGGGAGGAATCCGACTCCGTCCAGCGTCTTCTTGCTGCGGCTCGCCTTGAGGGTGAGGCGCCCTTGCCGGAGCTCTCCGTGTTCCGGGCGACCCGCTCGGATTCCAAGGTCATCGCCAGCGCCCTGTGGAGCCTCGAGCCCACAGATCTGCGCACGGGTGAGCCCATGACGCTGGAGGCTCTTGCCGATTTGCTGAGGTCCGCCAGCACGCCCAGCGCCGCCCTCACCGAGCTCGTCCCGGCCGAGGCGCTGGGCGAGGATGCGCTGCCGGCGGCTAACCGCATGATCTCTGGCCTGGATCGTCGACGGGTCATGGAGTACCTGGCTGCCGGTGTCGGGAACCTGGAGTCCCTGCTGCTCACCGAGGAGATCGTCGGCCTTCTGCAGAGGAAGGAGGAGAAGCGGGCCATCGAGCTGCGAGCGGCGCTCTTGGAGGAGCATGTTCGCCGCTTCGTCACCGTGCGAACCGCCTGCGGGTATGAGGACACGCCGCCGCTGGAGGATCTGCTTCGCCGAGTAGGTGCTGACCTTGCGCAGGACATCCGATGA
- a CDS encoding PQQ-binding-like beta-propeller repeat protein gives MTRIDPQVPWSTTALRGLRLVSLVTMLVAVALGLYVNDETLSKDATRMSLSPAVVTLGVAAVIAGLGWALARWRGRDVVADALELSTISLVVLAPSCFIVLGWWQIYWERGQRPDRLNLLIAALVLVGMALGAGALLRMRRRMSGIDPGAANDPARWGRLRPPDAEEQEEASGPGLIRRRDTALRLVMATAVGLLPCLVLAGVHGLATRHLTGPVRTVAGQATTAAPVPDDALPAIPQAAPSTVAWTKDITTSAQALDIAAGARGPLILTHEGIEAINPDNGTTLWTYRAADVDYGGPTLYGDRRARLVVSPDGKHVAVTVETRDPRFSDYAQRMIVVLLDALTGRVVAQVPTETSLSPDELTIQMTDSAALIGPSAYSLADGHRLWTLDAPEDWDPGYSGPAGHSTFILRVNHNLPPRFSLADLILVPDADPAATITLSKAGLDPFMDIPVVVGGWVITYTGNMTNGSRLSAWDGQAVSIDAVAASGSTEVEAIPMGRTSGPNMVASTASGQLVTYPELTALTDLDSADPVDGSAAAALFDPVSRSMTAAGDSSSIGAARAGRVWRRDASGRESTAIRISPANGQAPLEIPVPWTIVSDERSHGPDETDDLSWRDEDFAALVPRYLAAPGCLVVALDTGAERDRTGLRTFRLYGVR, from the coding sequence ATGACGCGCATCGATCCGCAGGTGCCCTGGAGCACGACGGCGCTGCGGGGGCTGCGCCTGGTCAGCCTGGTGACCATGCTGGTCGCCGTCGCCCTGGGCCTCTATGTCAACGACGAGACGCTCTCCAAGGACGCCACGCGGATGAGCCTCAGCCCTGCGGTTGTCACCCTGGGTGTCGCGGCGGTCATCGCCGGCCTGGGCTGGGCGCTGGCCAGATGGCGGGGGCGCGACGTCGTCGCCGATGCTCTTGAGCTGTCCACCATCAGCCTGGTGGTCCTGGCTCCATCCTGCTTCATCGTCCTGGGATGGTGGCAGATCTACTGGGAGCGCGGGCAGCGGCCGGACAGGCTGAACCTGCTCATCGCGGCCCTTGTCCTGGTGGGTATGGCCCTGGGCGCCGGGGCGCTGCTGCGCATGCGCCGCAGGATGAGCGGCATTGATCCAGGCGCGGCCAATGACCCGGCTCGGTGGGGCCGACTCCGCCCGCCTGACGCCGAGGAGCAGGAGGAGGCCTCGGGCCCGGGTCTGATCCGCAGGCGCGACACGGCCCTGCGGCTTGTTATGGCCACGGCGGTCGGGCTGCTGCCCTGCCTGGTCCTGGCTGGAGTCCACGGCCTGGCGACCCGCCACCTGACGGGGCCTGTCAGGACTGTGGCCGGGCAGGCCACCACCGCCGCCCCCGTGCCCGACGACGCCCTACCGGCCATCCCCCAAGCAGCCCCCAGCACCGTGGCCTGGACCAAGGACATCACCACCAGCGCACAAGCCCTGGACATCGCCGCCGGTGCACGCGGCCCCCTCATCCTGACCCACGAGGGCATCGAGGCCATCAACCCCGACAACGGCACCACACTGTGGACCTACCGCGCCGCGGATGTGGATTACGGGGGTCCCACGCTCTATGGAGACAGACGCGCACGTCTGGTCGTCAGCCCCGACGGCAAGCACGTGGCGGTGACCGTCGAGACCCGGGACCCTCGCTTCTCCGATTATGCGCAGAGAATGATCGTGGTTCTTCTCGATGCCCTCACCGGCCGGGTCGTCGCCCAGGTCCCAACCGAGACGTCCCTGTCCCCCGACGAACTGACGATCCAGATGACCGACTCGGCCGCCCTCATCGGCCCCTCAGCCTACTCACTGGCCGACGGGCACCGCCTGTGGACCCTGGATGCGCCCGAGGACTGGGATCCCGGCTACTCCGGGCCGGCCGGCCACTCCACCTTCATCCTCAGGGTCAACCACAATCTCCCTCCACGATTCTCCTTGGCGGACCTCATTCTGGTTCCCGATGCGGATCCGGCGGCGACGATCACGCTGAGCAAGGCAGGCCTCGATCCCTTCATGGACATTCCCGTCGTCGTCGGAGGCTGGGTGATCACGTATACCGGCAATATGACCAACGGTTCCAGGCTGTCGGCCTGGGACGGCCAGGCCGTCTCCATTGACGCCGTCGCCGCGAGCGGCAGCACCGAGGTTGAGGCCATCCCCATGGGCCGAACCTCGGGGCCCAATATGGTCGCATCGACCGCATCCGGCCAACTCGTCACCTATCCCGAGCTCACCGCTCTGACCGACCTCGACAGCGCTGACCCCGTCGACGGTTCCGCCGCAGCCGCGCTCTTCGATCCGGTCAGTCGCAGCATGACGGCCGCGGGGGACAGTTCATCGATCGGCGCCGCGAGGGCCGGGCGGGTCTGGAGGCGCGATGCCTCGGGGAGGGAGTCCACTGCGATCCGCATCTCCCCCGCCAATGGTCAGGCACCGTTGGAGATTCCCGTGCCATGGACGATCGTCTCCGACGAAAGGTCCCACGGCCCCGATGAGACAGATGACCTGAGTTGGCGGGACGAGGATTTCGCCGCTCTTGTTCCGCGCTATCTGGCGGCCCCTGGCTGTCTCGTCGTCGCTCTGGACACCGGTGCGGAAAGGGACCGCACTGGGCTGCGCACCTTCCGGCTCTACGGGGTGAGGTGA
- a CDS encoding PQQ-binding-like beta-propeller repeat protein — MGDASLMGTPHGPIVVAPEEYRSSADGQELPEVATIYALDADTGELRWQRSIQPAALTFTWGSTTSIRAVTSPDGEYLALALQPQGLQPPVQTVVVLSSGTGEVVRSVETRENLLGLALTDDALVVQTSSTHHPEGGSVSLYPLASPKDAASAWPSTGWLVGATSQGVIQSATRQWEPCTAAFSGDECFLSIVTISDPVTGQVQQTFDRVTLILPSGVIERLADDQMVPPPNDPAWITARRELVNLDTGATTDITGYRVSRAVAPTGNIWLLSPLATAPDPDTPVSDLLPPAWTGPDGTVSTDPVETIEFDHERQEDTTALTRTTMTMSAEG; from the coding sequence GTGGGCGACGCCTCCCTTATGGGGACTCCTCACGGTCCGATCGTTGTTGCCCCTGAGGAGTACCGCAGCTCAGCAGACGGCCAGGAGCTCCCAGAAGTCGCCACCATCTACGCACTGGATGCCGATACTGGTGAGTTGCGCTGGCAACGGAGCATCCAGCCCGCCGCCCTGACCTTCACGTGGGGCTCCACCACGTCGATCCGCGCGGTGACGAGTCCCGATGGTGAGTACCTGGCCCTGGCTCTGCAGCCCCAGGGGCTGCAGCCGCCTGTTCAGACTGTGGTTGTGCTGTCGAGCGGTACTGGTGAGGTGGTTCGCAGTGTGGAGACCAGGGAGAACCTGCTGGGGCTGGCCCTGACCGACGATGCGCTGGTGGTGCAGACCTCCTCCACGCACCATCCTGAGGGAGGGTCGGTGTCCCTGTACCCGCTGGCCTCCCCGAAGGATGCTGCCAGCGCCTGGCCGTCGACCGGGTGGCTGGTGGGCGCCACCTCCCAGGGGGTCATCCAGTCCGCCACGCGCCAGTGGGAACCGTGCACCGCGGCCTTCAGCGGGGATGAGTGCTTCTTGTCGATTGTGACGATCAGTGACCCAGTCACCGGCCAAGTCCAGCAGACCTTCGACCGGGTGACATTGATCCTGCCCTCAGGAGTCATTGAGCGCCTGGCCGACGACCAGATGGTCCCACCACCGAACGACCCCGCCTGGATCACGGCCCGCCGTGAGCTGGTCAACCTGGATACCGGTGCCACCACGGACATCACCGGATACCGGGTCAGCCGGGCGGTTGCGCCCACCGGCAACATCTGGCTGCTGTCGCCCTTGGCCACGGCACCAGACCCTGACACCCCGGTCTCCGATCTGCTCCCACCAGCCTGGACCGGCCCAGACGGGACAGTCAGCACGGACCCCGTCGAGACCATCGAGTTCGACCACGAACGCCAAGAGGACACAACAGCCCTCACCCGCACCACCATGACCATGAGCGCCGAGGGCTGA
- a CDS encoding YwiC-like family protein has product MSQSRPSGPSQRRVERISQQPEAAEPAPLEDAAPSDPPAPRSAPSHQSRPGPADDIMLSTGKPQPSPKPTQEQIRQQPGRKAWVPNQHGAWSMLVLPPVVGWVVGGFSWVNLIFLPAWWGAYLTYWAWSQWLRTRSPRKRALLLLPLIIYTGWTALLGLLVLLAAPYLIQWVVPLAPLFAVAAHQVWRGHERSLISGLATTSAASLMAAVTYSLAVSGAGGFLGTANVASLPGSSPNGALTGWQWMWLVTGLTAAYFGGTVPYIKSMIRERFNYPLLTGTVVAHSAVAAGVVWAATGGYLPWSHAALWVVLALRSLIMPLWQWHLARTRHRPLRPGTMGVVEIVMCVAFLVTVATR; this is encoded by the coding sequence GTGAGCCAGTCCCGCCCGTCCGGACCCTCCCAGCGCAGGGTGGAGCGCATCAGTCAGCAGCCCGAGGCCGCCGAGCCGGCCCCGCTGGAGGATGCTGCGCCGTCGGACCCCCCGGCGCCGCGCTCGGCGCCCTCCCACCAGTCCCGACCGGGCCCTGCCGACGACATCATGCTCTCCACCGGCAAGCCCCAGCCGTCCCCCAAGCCCACCCAGGAGCAGATTCGCCAGCAGCCCGGCCGCAAGGCCTGGGTGCCCAATCAGCACGGCGCCTGGTCCATGCTGGTCCTCCCCCCGGTCGTCGGCTGGGTGGTCGGCGGGTTCTCCTGGGTCAACCTCATCTTCCTGCCCGCCTGGTGGGGGGCCTACCTGACCTACTGGGCCTGGTCGCAGTGGCTGCGCACGCGCTCGCCGCGCAAGCGCGCCCTCCTGCTGCTCCCCCTCATCATCTACACGGGCTGGACGGCGCTGCTGGGCCTTCTGGTCCTCCTGGCCGCTCCCTACCTCATCCAGTGGGTGGTGCCCCTGGCCCCGCTGTTCGCCGTCGCCGCGCATCAGGTGTGGCGGGGGCACGAGCGCTCGCTGATCTCAGGGCTGGCGACGACGAGCGCCGCCTCCCTCATGGCGGCGGTCACCTACAGTCTGGCCGTGAGCGGGGCGGGGGGCTTCCTGGGAACGGCCAATGTCGCGAGCCTGCCGGGGTCCTCCCCCAATGGGGCGCTGACGGGATGGCAGTGGATGTGGCTGGTCACGGGGCTGACGGCCGCGTACTTCGGCGGGACGGTGCCCTACATCAAGTCGATGATCCGCGAGCGCTTCAACTATCCGCTCCTGACCGGGACCGTGGTGGCGCATTCCGCGGTGGCCGCGGGGGTGGTGTGGGCCGCGACGGGCGGCTACCTGCCCTGGTCCCACGCCGCACTGTGGGTGGTGCTGGCGCTGCGCAGCCTGATCATGCCCCTGTGGCAGTGGCATCTGGCGCGCACCCGCCACCGGCCGCTTCGCCCCGGGACCATGGGGGTCGTGGAGATCGTCATGTGCGTGGCCTTCCTGGTGACTGTGGCGACGCGCTGA
- a CDS encoding type II toxin-antitoxin system HipA family toxin, which produces MKEEIYAVTLHGEHVGVLSRRDAVTKFVFDDDYWSRPGRAVLGRWFEEHQRAWPHAMNRVPAWFSNLLPEGRLRDLIAHEQGVNAYAEMDLLARIGGDLPGAVAVDLDDTSEVDAVFEGAVSSDVPQPLTAQPRRASLAGMALKFSVRHEGDRLALPVRGEDGDWILKTPDSQYPDLPANEYAIMRLADRVGIEVPELALWDRSSIDELGPGAWPNDETLAYAIRRFDRSDHGRIHIEDFAQVRGTFGAEEGKYRSAVEEIAVLAYSGHDHASLQEMVRRTAFNLLAGNGDAHLKNWSLIYPDRRAARLSPAYDLVCTAPYLGQPEDPHLALPFFGARTLSSVTREHFARLQDVLRVGREDVLDVLDETLERFRQTWAEEPDAPDAVTVWISAHLEATSTRLHGA; this is translated from the coding sequence ATGAAAGAGGAGATCTACGCGGTCACTCTCCACGGCGAGCACGTGGGCGTCCTGAGCAGGCGGGATGCCGTCACCAAGTTCGTCTTCGATGACGACTACTGGTCGCGGCCCGGGCGGGCTGTCCTGGGCAGATGGTTCGAGGAGCATCAGCGGGCTTGGCCGCACGCCATGAACAGAGTCCCGGCGTGGTTCTCCAACCTTCTTCCCGAAGGACGTTTACGCGATCTCATCGCCCATGAGCAGGGAGTAAACGCCTATGCGGAGATGGATCTGCTTGCCCGGATCGGTGGAGATCTTCCCGGCGCGGTGGCTGTCGATCTGGACGACACATCAGAGGTCGATGCGGTCTTTGAGGGTGCGGTTAGCAGCGACGTTCCTCAACCTCTGACGGCCCAGCCCAGGCGGGCTTCGCTGGCGGGCATGGCGCTCAAGTTCTCCGTGCGCCATGAGGGTGACCGTCTTGCCCTGCCAGTCCGTGGCGAGGACGGGGACTGGATCCTCAAGACGCCAGACTCCCAGTACCCCGACCTTCCCGCCAACGAGTACGCCATCATGCGCTTGGCTGATCGGGTGGGGATCGAGGTTCCTGAACTGGCGCTATGGGATCGCTCATCGATCGACGAGCTCGGGCCCGGTGCATGGCCCAATGATGAGACTCTGGCCTATGCCATTCGGCGTTTCGACCGCAGTGATCACGGGCGCATTCATATCGAGGACTTCGCCCAGGTGCGCGGGACGTTCGGTGCTGAAGAAGGGAAGTACCGGTCTGCGGTGGAGGAGATCGCCGTCCTTGCCTACAGCGGTCACGACCATGCCTCCCTGCAGGAGATGGTGCGCCGCACGGCCTTCAATCTCTTGGCGGGCAATGGCGACGCGCACCTGAAGAACTGGTCCCTCATCTACCCGGACCGTCGCGCCGCCAGGCTCTCCCCCGCCTACGACCTTGTCTGCACTGCCCCGTATCTCGGGCAGCCCGAGGATCCTCATCTGGCCCTGCCCTTCTTCGGGGCGCGCACGTTGAGCAGTGTGACTCGCGAGCACTTCGCCCGACTTCAAGACGTCTTGCGCGTCGGGCGCGAGGATGTGCTCGACGTCCTCGACGAGACCCTGGAGCGCTTTCGGCAGACCTGGGCGGAGGAGCCCGACGCACCCGATGCCGTCACCGTCTGGATCAGCGCCCACCTCGAGGCCACCTCCACCCGACTTCACGGCGCGTAG